In Vibrio hippocampi, a single genomic region encodes these proteins:
- the glnA gene encoding glutamate--ammonia ligase yields the protein MSVENVLSLIQENEVKFVDLRFTDTKGKEQHISIPAHQIDADFFEEGKMFDGSSVAGWKGINESDMVMMPDASSAVLDPFTEDATLNIRCDILEPATMQGYDRDPRSIAKRAEDYMRSTGIADTVLIGPEPEFFLFDDVKFSTDMSGSFYKIDDVEASWNSGSDFEEGNKGHRPGVKGGYFPVAPVDSSQDIRSAMCLVMEEMGLVVEAHHHEVATAGQNEIATRFNTLTTKADEIQIYKYVVHNVAHAFGKTATFMPKPLVGDNGSGMHVHQSLAKDGVNLFAGDKYGGLSETALYYIGGIVKHARAINAFANPATNSYKRLVPGFEAPVMLAYSARNRSASIRIPVVPSPKARRIEVRFGDPAANPYLAFAAMLMAGLDGIKNKIHPGEAMDKDLYDLPAEEAAEIPTVAYSLKDALAELDADREFLTSGGVFSDDFIDSYIDLKAQDVEKVNMTTTPLEFELYYSV from the coding sequence ATGTCAGTAGAAAATGTTCTATCGCTGATCCAAGAGAACGAAGTTAAATTCGTTGATCTACGCTTTACAGACACTAAGGGTAAAGAGCAACACATTTCTATCCCTGCTCACCAAATAGATGCAGACTTCTTTGAAGAAGGCAAAATGTTTGACGGTTCATCTGTTGCTGGCTGGAAAGGCATCAATGAATCAGACATGGTTATGATGCCGGATGCATCTAGCGCAGTTCTTGACCCATTCACTGAAGATGCAACTCTGAACATTCGTTGTGACATCCTTGAGCCTGCAACGATGCAAGGCTACGATCGTGACCCACGTTCTATTGCTAAGCGCGCTGAAGACTACATGCGCTCTACTGGTATCGCTGACACCGTTCTTATCGGTCCTGAGCCAGAATTCTTCCTATTTGACGATGTTAAGTTCTCAACTGACATGTCTGGTTCTTTCTACAAAATTGACGACGTAGAAGCTTCTTGGAACTCGGGTTCTGATTTCGAAGAAGGCAACAAAGGTCACCGTCCAGGCGTTAAAGGTGGTTACTTCCCAGTTGCTCCTGTTGACTCTTCTCAAGACATCCGTTCTGCAATGTGTCTCGTTATGGAAGAGATGGGTCTTGTTGTTGAAGCTCACCACCACGAAGTGGCAACAGCGGGTCAGAACGAAATCGCAACTCGTTTCAACACGCTAACCACTAAAGCTGACGAAATCCAAATCTACAAGTACGTTGTTCACAACGTAGCACACGCATTTGGCAAGACAGCAACATTTATGCCTAAGCCACTAGTGGGTGATAACGGTTCTGGTATGCACGTTCACCAATCTCTAGCAAAAGACGGTGTTAACCTATTTGCTGGTGACAAGTACGGCGGTCTATCTGAAACGGCTCTTTACTATATCGGCGGTATCGTCAAGCACGCTCGTGCAATCAACGCATTTGCTAACCCTGCGACTAACTCGTACAAGCGTCTTGTACCAGGTTTCGAAGCACCGGTAATGCTAGCTTACTCTGCTCGTAACCGTTCTGCTTCTATCCGTATCCCAGTGGTACCTAGCCCTAAAGCACGTCGTATCGAAGTTCGTTTCGGTGACCCAGCAGCTAACCCATACCTAGCATTTGCCGCTATGCTTATGGCTGGTCTTGACGGTATTAAGAACAAGATCCACCCAGGCGAAGCGATGGATAAAGACCTTTACGATCTACCAGCTGAAGAAGCAGCAGAGATCCCAACAGTGGCTTACTCACTAAAAGACGCGCTAGCAGAACTTGATGCTGACCGTGAGTTCCTAACTTCTGGTGGCGTATTCTCTGATGACTTTATCGATTCTTACATCGATCTTAAAGCTCAAGACGTAGAGAAAGTTAACATGACAACGACTCCTCTAGAGTTCGAACTATACTACTCTGTATAA
- the glnL gene encoding nitrogen regulation protein NR(II), protein MTDSELTKTILDNTVTATLMLDEGLTVKYANPAAEQLFSQSSKRLIDAHLSQFIQHASLDLALLSQPLQSGQSITDSDVTFVVDGKPLLLEVTVSPLSWNKQLMLLIEMRKIGQQKRLSQELNQHAQQQAAKLLVRGLAHEIKNPLGGLRGAAQLLAKMLPDPSLNEYTNIIIEQADRLRALVDRLLGPQKPGKKTEENLHLILEKVRQLVELEAGTDLIIERDYDPSLPHLVMDTDQIEQALLNIVSNAAQILSKQDNGQIIFRTRTVHQANIHGCRHKLAARIEIIDNGPGIPSDLQDTLFYPMVSGREGGTGLGLSISQNLIDQHNGKIDVESWPGRTIFTIYLPI, encoded by the coding sequence GTGACGGACTCAGAACTGACTAAAACGATTTTGGATAATACTGTAACGGCAACTTTGATGTTGGACGAAGGTCTGACCGTGAAGTACGCCAATCCCGCCGCTGAGCAATTGTTCTCTCAAAGCTCTAAGCGATTAATCGATGCCCACTTATCTCAGTTCATCCAACACGCTTCACTGGATTTAGCGCTACTGTCGCAGCCGTTGCAAAGTGGTCAAAGTATTACCGACAGTGATGTCACTTTTGTCGTCGACGGTAAACCTCTGCTTTTAGAGGTAACGGTCAGTCCACTCTCATGGAATAAGCAACTGATGTTACTTATTGAAATGAGAAAAATTGGTCAGCAGAAACGTTTGTCACAAGAATTAAACCAGCACGCACAGCAGCAAGCGGCGAAGTTGTTGGTTAGAGGGCTGGCTCACGAAATCAAAAATCCGCTGGGTGGGTTGCGGGGCGCCGCTCAGTTACTGGCCAAAATGTTGCCAGACCCATCACTGAATGAATACACCAATATTATTATCGAGCAAGCCGATCGATTGAGAGCCCTAGTGGATAGACTGCTGGGTCCACAAAAACCCGGCAAAAAAACCGAAGAAAACCTGCACCTAATCTTGGAAAAAGTACGCCAACTGGTGGAACTTGAGGCGGGTACGGATCTTATTATCGAACGCGATTATGACCCGAGTTTGCCTCACCTTGTGATGGACACCGACCAGATAGAGCAGGCTCTGCTCAACATCGTCAGTAACGCTGCACAAATACTATCAAAACAAGACAATGGTCAGATTATTTTCCGTACTCGAACGGTTCACCAAGCCAATATTCACGGCTGCCGACACAAGTTAGCGGCGCGTATCGAGATTATTGATAACGGTCCGGGGATCCCTTCTGATCTGCAAGATACGCTGTTCTACCCCATGGTGAGCGGTCGAGAAGGCGGCACAGGTTTAGGCTTATCAATTTCACAAAATTTGATCGACCAACACAACGGCAAGATTGACGTTGAAAGTTGGCCTGGTCGCACCATTTTTACTATTTATCTGCCAATTTAA
- the glnG gene encoding nitrogen regulation protein NR(I) — protein MSKGYVWVVDDDSSIRWVMDKTLSSANIKCETFADAESVLLALERELPDVLVSDIRMPGIDGIELLHRVQEMAPDLPVIIMTAHSDLDAAVNAYQKGAFEYLPKPFDIDETLTLVERAIVHSHEQKSSQVTDEVITTDAPEIIGEAPAMQEVFRAIGRLSRSSISVLINGESGTGKELVAHALHRHSPRSSKPFIALNMAAIPKDLIESELFGHEKGAFTGANSVRQGRFEQANGGTLFLDEIGDMPLDIQTRLLRVLADGQFYRVGGHSAVKVDVRIVAATHQNLERLVTEGDFREDLFHRLNVIRIHIPALRERKQDIEKLTLHFLSLAADELGVETKSLNAETVDILNKLDWPGNVRQLENTCRWLTVMASGSEILPNDLPSELLDEPKRASEMGSGDWQQLLSSWAENALQSGETEILNRAQPQFERILLEAALNHTNGHKQDAAKVLGWGRNTLTRKLKELY, from the coding sequence ATGAGTAAAGGATATGTATGGGTCGTCGATGACGACAGCTCAATTCGTTGGGTAATGGACAAAACCCTCTCTTCAGCAAATATCAAATGCGAGACATTTGCTGATGCTGAGAGTGTGTTGTTGGCGCTAGAACGTGAATTACCCGATGTATTGGTGTCAGATATCCGCATGCCTGGTATCGACGGTATTGAACTGCTGCATCGTGTACAAGAAATGGCACCGGATCTGCCTGTTATTATTATGACCGCACACTCCGACCTTGATGCTGCTGTCAATGCCTATCAGAAAGGGGCGTTTGAATATCTTCCTAAACCTTTTGATATCGATGAGACCTTAACTCTGGTTGAGCGTGCAATTGTCCACAGTCACGAGCAAAAGAGTAGCCAAGTCACGGATGAAGTGATTACCACCGACGCACCAGAAATCATTGGTGAAGCGCCGGCAATGCAGGAAGTGTTTAGAGCAATCGGACGCCTTTCTCGTTCATCGATCTCGGTGCTAATCAATGGTGAGTCTGGTACCGGTAAAGAACTGGTCGCCCATGCCTTACATCGACATAGTCCCCGCTCCAGCAAGCCCTTTATCGCCCTTAACATGGCAGCCATTCCCAAGGACTTGATTGAGTCTGAACTATTTGGCCATGAAAAAGGCGCGTTTACGGGTGCTAACAGCGTGCGCCAAGGGCGATTTGAACAGGCCAACGGCGGCACACTGTTTTTGGATGAGATTGGCGACATGCCTTTAGACATTCAAACTCGCCTGCTGCGTGTTCTCGCTGATGGACAGTTTTATCGCGTTGGTGGTCATTCCGCAGTAAAAGTGGACGTACGCATTGTGGCCGCAACCCACCAAAATCTTGAACGACTGGTGACCGAGGGGGATTTCCGTGAGGATTTATTCCATCGCCTTAACGTTATTCGCATCCATATTCCAGCGCTGAGAGAGCGTAAGCAAGATATAGAGAAACTGACGCTTCACTTCTTGTCGCTTGCGGCTGATGAATTAGGCGTAGAGACCAAGTCACTCAACGCTGAAACTGTGGATATCCTCAATAAGCTCGACTGGCCAGGTAACGTACGTCAATTAGAAAATACTTGTCGTTGGCTCACCGTGATGGCGAGCGGCAGTGAAATACTGCCCAACGATTTACCGTCAGAGTTACTCGATGAACCTAAACGCGCTTCTGAGATGGGCAGTGGTGATTGGCAACAACTGCTCTCTTCATGGGCCGAAAATGCGTTGCAGTCGGGAGAGACTGAGATCCTCAACCGAGCTCAGCCACAATTTGAACGCATCTTGTTGGAAGCAGCTCTAAACCATACTAACGGCCATAAACAGGACGCGGCTAAGGTGCTGGGCTGGGGTAGAAACACCCTAACTCGTAAGCTCAAAGAATTATATTAA
- the hemN gene encoding oxygen-independent coproporphyrinogen III oxidase yields the protein MSQSHSETKQQIVWDQAVLDKYNYSGPRYTSYPTAVEFHEAYTISDYDMACAQYTDRPLSLYIHIPFCHKLCYYCGCNKVITRHAHKADEYLDIIEHEIRQRASLLQGRTVTQLHFGGGTPTFLTKQQISRLMAILRGEFFFDDGAEISIEVDPREIELDVLDHLRQEGFNRLSIGVQDFNKEVQQLVNREQDEAFIFAMVERARKLGFRSTNLDLIYGLPKQTQQSFALTLERVLEMRPGRLSVFNYAHMPNLFAAQRKIKDEDLPAPKEKMAILQDTITRLTDAGYQFIGMDHFALPEDELATAQRAGELHRNFQGYTTQGNCDLVGFGVSAISMIGDSYAQNQKELKKYYEQVNEQRHALWKGVVLDQDDLIRREVIKQLICNFKLDVQGIERDFALTFNSYFAEDMKLLQTFVDDELVKVSETSIEVTLRGRLLIRNICMCFDKYLRQKARQQQFSRVI from the coding sequence ATGTCGCAAAGTCATTCAGAAACGAAACAACAAATAGTATGGGATCAGGCTGTTCTCGATAAGTACAACTACTCGGGTCCAAGGTATACATCTTATCCGACGGCGGTTGAGTTTCACGAGGCTTACACGATTTCTGACTACGATATGGCTTGTGCCCAGTATACAGATAGACCGCTTTCTCTCTATATTCATATCCCATTCTGCCACAAGCTTTGTTACTACTGCGGTTGTAATAAGGTCATTACTCGTCATGCCCATAAAGCGGATGAGTACTTGGATATTATTGAACATGAAATCCGCCAGCGAGCCTCTTTATTGCAAGGTCGAACCGTCACACAACTTCACTTTGGTGGAGGCACACCAACGTTTTTAACCAAGCAACAGATCAGTCGCTTGATGGCTATTCTACGTGGTGAGTTTTTCTTTGATGATGGTGCTGAGATTAGTATTGAGGTTGATCCGCGTGAGATAGAGTTGGATGTGCTTGACCACTTGCGTCAAGAGGGCTTCAACAGGCTGAGCATTGGTGTGCAGGACTTCAATAAAGAGGTTCAGCAATTGGTTAACCGTGAGCAAGATGAAGCGTTCATTTTTGCGATGGTCGAGAGAGCGCGTAAGTTGGGCTTCCGTTCAACCAACCTAGATTTGATTTACGGCTTACCAAAGCAGACTCAACAATCTTTTGCTCTTACCTTAGAGCGAGTGCTTGAGATGCGACCGGGTCGTTTATCGGTCTTTAATTATGCTCATATGCCCAATCTGTTTGCGGCTCAGCGCAAGATCAAAGATGAAGATCTGCCCGCACCGAAAGAGAAGATGGCGATTCTACAAGATACCATCACTCGCTTAACCGATGCCGGGTATCAATTTATCGGTATGGACCACTTTGCCTTGCCAGAAGATGAACTGGCGACCGCTCAACGTGCCGGTGAATTACATCGAAATTTCCAAGGCTATACGACACAGGGTAATTGTGATCTGGTTGGTTTTGGGGTTTCTGCTATTTCTATGATTGGCGATAGCTATGCACAGAATCAGAAAGAGCTGAAAAAATACTATGAACAGGTCAATGAGCAGCGCCATGCACTGTGGAAAGGGGTGGTACTTGACCAAGATGATCTGATCCGTCGCGAAGTGATTAAGCAACTCATTTGCAACTTTAAGCTCGATGTTCAAGGCATTGAAAGAGACTTTGCTCTAACGTTTAACTCATATTTCGCCGAAGATATGAAACTGCTACAGACCTTCGTTGACGATGAATTGGTGAAGGTTTCGGAGACCAGTATCGAAGTGACCTTACGAGGTCGACTACTCATTCGTAATATCTGTATGTGTTTTGATAAATATCTGCGCCAGAAAGCGAGGCAGCAACAATTCTCGCGCGTGATTTAA